One genomic segment of Sminthopsis crassicaudata isolate SCR6 chromosome 4, ASM4859323v1, whole genome shotgun sequence includes these proteins:
- the PHF10 gene encoding PHD finger protein 10 isoform X1, whose amino-acid sequence MAAAAATPGAVLSPRLCDSDPATPGAQSPKDDTEENSNDGTQPSKRRRMGSGDSSRSCETSSQDLGFSYFPAENLIEYKWPPDETGEYYMLQEQVSEYLGVTSFKRKYPDLERRDLSHKEKLYLRELNVITETQCTLGLTALRSDEVIDLMIKEYPAKHAEYSVILQEKERQRITDHYKEYSQMQQQNTQKVEASKVPEYIKKAAKKAAEFNSNLNRERMEERRAYFDLQTHVIQVPQGKYKVLPTERTKVSSYPVALIPGQFQEYYKRYSPDELRYLPLNTALYEPPLDPELPALDSDGDSDDAEDGRGDEKRKNKGTSDSSSGNVSEGESPTDNQEDSFQGRQKTRDKTATPRKEGSKRSVLSKSVPGYKPKVIPNAMCGICLKGKESNKKGKAESLIHCSQCDNSGHPSCLDMTMELVSIIKTYPWQCMECKTCIICGQPHHEEEMMFCDVCDRGYHTFCVGLGAIPSGRWICDCCQRAPPTPRRGGRRGKTSKEG is encoded by the exons GATGATACTGAAGAAAATTCCAATGATGGCACCCAGCCATCCAAAAGGAGGCGAATGGGCTCAGGAGACAGCTCTCGGAGTTGTGAAACTTCAAGTCAGGACCTTGG CTTTAGCTACTTTCCTGCAGAAAATCTCATAGAATACAAATGGCCACCTGATGAAACAGGAGAATACTATATGCTTCAGGAACAAGTCAGTGAATACTTGGGTGTGACCTCCTTTAAACGAAAATATCCAG attTAGAGCGACGAGATTTGTCTCACAAGGAGAAGCTCTACCTTAGAGAGTTAAATGTCATCACAGAGACTCAATGTACACTAG GTCTAACAGCTTTACGTAGTGATGAAGTAATTGATCTAATGATAAAAGAATACCCTGCTAAACATGCAGAATATTCTGTTATTCTTCAAGAAAAAGAGCGTCAACGAATAACAGATCATTATAAAGAATACTCT CAAATGCAACAACAGAACACTCAGAAGGTGGAAGCCAGTAAAGTGCCGGAATACATTAAGAAAGCTGCCAAGAAAGCTGCCGAATTTAACAGCAATTTAAATCGAGAACGGATGGAAGAAAGAAGAGCCTATTTTGATTTACAGACACAT GTTATCCAGGTACCTCAAGGAAAATACAAAGTACTGCCTACAGAGCGAACAAAGGTTAGTTCGTATCCAGTGGCCCTTATCCCAGGACAGTTCCAGGAATACTACAAAAG GTACTCACCAGATGAACTACGTTATTTGCCATTAAACACAGCACTCTATGAACCCCCCCTGGATCCTGAGCTGCCTGCTTTAGACAGTGATGGAGATTCAGATGATGCAGAAGATGGTCGAGGTGATGAAAAACGAAAAAACAAAGGCACTTCG gaCAGTTCCTCTGGCAATGTATCTGAAGGTGAAAGCCCTACTGACAACCAGGAGGATTCTTTTCAGGGAAGACAGAAAACAAGAGATAAAACTGCTACGCCAAGAAAAGAGGGCTCCAAACGTTCTGTACTATCCAAGTCAGTTCCTGGGTacaag CCAAAGGTCATTCCAAATGCTATGTGTGGGATTTGTCTGAAGGGTAAGGAGTCCAACAAGAAAGGAAAGGCTGAATCACTTATACACTGCTCCCAATGTGATAATAGTG GCCACCCTTCCTGCCTGGACATGACGATGGAGCTTGTTTCTATCATTAAGACCTATCCATGGCAGTGTATGGAATGTAAAACATGCATTATATGTGGACAACCCCACCATGAAGAAGAAATGATGTTCTGTGATGTTTGTGACAGAGGTTATCACACTTTTTGCGTGGGGCTTGGTGCTATTCCATCAG GTCGATGGATTTGCGATTGTTGTCAAAGAGCTCCCCCAACACCCAGGAGAGGGGGCAGAAGGGGAAAAACCAGCAAGGAGGGATAA
- the PHF10 gene encoding PHD finger protein 10 isoform X2: MAAAAATPGAVLSPRLCDSDPATPGAQSPKDDTEENSNDGTQPSKRRRMGSGDSSRSCETSSQDLGFSYFPAENLIEYKWPPDETGEYYMLQEQVSEYLGVTSFKRKYPERRDLSHKEKLYLRELNVITETQCTLGLTALRSDEVIDLMIKEYPAKHAEYSVILQEKERQRITDHYKEYSQMQQQNTQKVEASKVPEYIKKAAKKAAEFNSNLNRERMEERRAYFDLQTHVIQVPQGKYKVLPTERTKVSSYPVALIPGQFQEYYKRYSPDELRYLPLNTALYEPPLDPELPALDSDGDSDDAEDGRGDEKRKNKGTSDSSSGNVSEGESPTDNQEDSFQGRQKTRDKTATPRKEGSKRSVLSKSVPGYKPKVIPNAMCGICLKGKESNKKGKAESLIHCSQCDNSGHPSCLDMTMELVSIIKTYPWQCMECKTCIICGQPHHEEEMMFCDVCDRGYHTFCVGLGAIPSGRWICDCCQRAPPTPRRGGRRGKTSKEG, encoded by the exons GATGATACTGAAGAAAATTCCAATGATGGCACCCAGCCATCCAAAAGGAGGCGAATGGGCTCAGGAGACAGCTCTCGGAGTTGTGAAACTTCAAGTCAGGACCTTGG CTTTAGCTACTTTCCTGCAGAAAATCTCATAGAATACAAATGGCCACCTGATGAAACAGGAGAATACTATATGCTTCAGGAACAAGTCAGTGAATACTTGGGTGTGACCTCCTTTAAACGAAAATATCCAG AGCGACGAGATTTGTCTCACAAGGAGAAGCTCTACCTTAGAGAGTTAAATGTCATCACAGAGACTCAATGTACACTAG GTCTAACAGCTTTACGTAGTGATGAAGTAATTGATCTAATGATAAAAGAATACCCTGCTAAACATGCAGAATATTCTGTTATTCTTCAAGAAAAAGAGCGTCAACGAATAACAGATCATTATAAAGAATACTCT CAAATGCAACAACAGAACACTCAGAAGGTGGAAGCCAGTAAAGTGCCGGAATACATTAAGAAAGCTGCCAAGAAAGCTGCCGAATTTAACAGCAATTTAAATCGAGAACGGATGGAAGAAAGAAGAGCCTATTTTGATTTACAGACACAT GTTATCCAGGTACCTCAAGGAAAATACAAAGTACTGCCTACAGAGCGAACAAAGGTTAGTTCGTATCCAGTGGCCCTTATCCCAGGACAGTTCCAGGAATACTACAAAAG GTACTCACCAGATGAACTACGTTATTTGCCATTAAACACAGCACTCTATGAACCCCCCCTGGATCCTGAGCTGCCTGCTTTAGACAGTGATGGAGATTCAGATGATGCAGAAGATGGTCGAGGTGATGAAAAACGAAAAAACAAAGGCACTTCG gaCAGTTCCTCTGGCAATGTATCTGAAGGTGAAAGCCCTACTGACAACCAGGAGGATTCTTTTCAGGGAAGACAGAAAACAAGAGATAAAACTGCTACGCCAAGAAAAGAGGGCTCCAAACGTTCTGTACTATCCAAGTCAGTTCCTGGGTacaag CCAAAGGTCATTCCAAATGCTATGTGTGGGATTTGTCTGAAGGGTAAGGAGTCCAACAAGAAAGGAAAGGCTGAATCACTTATACACTGCTCCCAATGTGATAATAGTG GCCACCCTTCCTGCCTGGACATGACGATGGAGCTTGTTTCTATCATTAAGACCTATCCATGGCAGTGTATGGAATGTAAAACATGCATTATATGTGGACAACCCCACCATGAAGAAGAAATGATGTTCTGTGATGTTTGTGACAGAGGTTATCACACTTTTTGCGTGGGGCTTGGTGCTATTCCATCAG GTCGATGGATTTGCGATTGTTGTCAAAGAGCTCCCCCAACACCCAGGAGAGGGGGCAGAAGGGGAAAAACCAGCAAGGAGGGATAA
- the PHF10 gene encoding PHD finger protein 10 isoform X4 produces the protein MLQEQVSEYLGVTSFKRKYPERRDLSHKEKLYLRELNVITETQCTLGLTALRSDEVIDLMIKEYPAKHAEYSVILQEKERQRITDHYKEYSQMQQQNTQKVEASKVPEYIKKAAKKAAEFNSNLNRERMEERRAYFDLQTHVIQVPQGKYKVLPTERTKVSSYPVALIPGQFQEYYKRYSPDELRYLPLNTALYEPPLDPELPALDSDGDSDDAEDGRGDEKRKNKGTSDSSSGNVSEGESPTDNQEDSFQGRQKTRDKTATPRKEGSKRSVLSKSVPGYKPKVIPNAMCGICLKGKESNKKGKAESLIHCSQCDNSGHPSCLDMTMELVSIIKTYPWQCMECKTCIICGQPHHEEEMMFCDVCDRGYHTFCVGLGAIPSGRWICDCCQRAPPTPRRGGRRGKTSKEG, from the exons ATGCTTCAGGAACAAGTCAGTGAATACTTGGGTGTGACCTCCTTTAAACGAAAATATCCAG AGCGACGAGATTTGTCTCACAAGGAGAAGCTCTACCTTAGAGAGTTAAATGTCATCACAGAGACTCAATGTACACTAG GTCTAACAGCTTTACGTAGTGATGAAGTAATTGATCTAATGATAAAAGAATACCCTGCTAAACATGCAGAATATTCTGTTATTCTTCAAGAAAAAGAGCGTCAACGAATAACAGATCATTATAAAGAATACTCT CAAATGCAACAACAGAACACTCAGAAGGTGGAAGCCAGTAAAGTGCCGGAATACATTAAGAAAGCTGCCAAGAAAGCTGCCGAATTTAACAGCAATTTAAATCGAGAACGGATGGAAGAAAGAAGAGCCTATTTTGATTTACAGACACAT GTTATCCAGGTACCTCAAGGAAAATACAAAGTACTGCCTACAGAGCGAACAAAGGTTAGTTCGTATCCAGTGGCCCTTATCCCAGGACAGTTCCAGGAATACTACAAAAG GTACTCACCAGATGAACTACGTTATTTGCCATTAAACACAGCACTCTATGAACCCCCCCTGGATCCTGAGCTGCCTGCTTTAGACAGTGATGGAGATTCAGATGATGCAGAAGATGGTCGAGGTGATGAAAAACGAAAAAACAAAGGCACTTCG gaCAGTTCCTCTGGCAATGTATCTGAAGGTGAAAGCCCTACTGACAACCAGGAGGATTCTTTTCAGGGAAGACAGAAAACAAGAGATAAAACTGCTACGCCAAGAAAAGAGGGCTCCAAACGTTCTGTACTATCCAAGTCAGTTCCTGGGTacaag CCAAAGGTCATTCCAAATGCTATGTGTGGGATTTGTCTGAAGGGTAAGGAGTCCAACAAGAAAGGAAAGGCTGAATCACTTATACACTGCTCCCAATGTGATAATAGTG GCCACCCTTCCTGCCTGGACATGACGATGGAGCTTGTTTCTATCATTAAGACCTATCCATGGCAGTGTATGGAATGTAAAACATGCATTATATGTGGACAACCCCACCATGAAGAAGAAATGATGTTCTGTGATGTTTGTGACAGAGGTTATCACACTTTTTGCGTGGGGCTTGGTGCTATTCCATCAG GTCGATGGATTTGCGATTGTTGTCAAAGAGCTCCCCCAACACCCAGGAGAGGGGGCAGAAGGGGAAAAACCAGCAAGGAGGGATAA
- the PHF10 gene encoding PHD finger protein 10 isoform X3, whose amino-acid sequence MLQEQVSEYLGVTSFKRKYPDLERRDLSHKEKLYLRELNVITETQCTLGLTALRSDEVIDLMIKEYPAKHAEYSVILQEKERQRITDHYKEYSQMQQQNTQKVEASKVPEYIKKAAKKAAEFNSNLNRERMEERRAYFDLQTHVIQVPQGKYKVLPTERTKVSSYPVALIPGQFQEYYKRYSPDELRYLPLNTALYEPPLDPELPALDSDGDSDDAEDGRGDEKRKNKGTSDSSSGNVSEGESPTDNQEDSFQGRQKTRDKTATPRKEGSKRSVLSKSVPGYKPKVIPNAMCGICLKGKESNKKGKAESLIHCSQCDNSGHPSCLDMTMELVSIIKTYPWQCMECKTCIICGQPHHEEEMMFCDVCDRGYHTFCVGLGAIPSGRWICDCCQRAPPTPRRGGRRGKTSKEG is encoded by the exons ATGCTTCAGGAACAAGTCAGTGAATACTTGGGTGTGACCTCCTTTAAACGAAAATATCCAG attTAGAGCGACGAGATTTGTCTCACAAGGAGAAGCTCTACCTTAGAGAGTTAAATGTCATCACAGAGACTCAATGTACACTAG GTCTAACAGCTTTACGTAGTGATGAAGTAATTGATCTAATGATAAAAGAATACCCTGCTAAACATGCAGAATATTCTGTTATTCTTCAAGAAAAAGAGCGTCAACGAATAACAGATCATTATAAAGAATACTCT CAAATGCAACAACAGAACACTCAGAAGGTGGAAGCCAGTAAAGTGCCGGAATACATTAAGAAAGCTGCCAAGAAAGCTGCCGAATTTAACAGCAATTTAAATCGAGAACGGATGGAAGAAAGAAGAGCCTATTTTGATTTACAGACACAT GTTATCCAGGTACCTCAAGGAAAATACAAAGTACTGCCTACAGAGCGAACAAAGGTTAGTTCGTATCCAGTGGCCCTTATCCCAGGACAGTTCCAGGAATACTACAAAAG GTACTCACCAGATGAACTACGTTATTTGCCATTAAACACAGCACTCTATGAACCCCCCCTGGATCCTGAGCTGCCTGCTTTAGACAGTGATGGAGATTCAGATGATGCAGAAGATGGTCGAGGTGATGAAAAACGAAAAAACAAAGGCACTTCG gaCAGTTCCTCTGGCAATGTATCTGAAGGTGAAAGCCCTACTGACAACCAGGAGGATTCTTTTCAGGGAAGACAGAAAACAAGAGATAAAACTGCTACGCCAAGAAAAGAGGGCTCCAAACGTTCTGTACTATCCAAGTCAGTTCCTGGGTacaag CCAAAGGTCATTCCAAATGCTATGTGTGGGATTTGTCTGAAGGGTAAGGAGTCCAACAAGAAAGGAAAGGCTGAATCACTTATACACTGCTCCCAATGTGATAATAGTG GCCACCCTTCCTGCCTGGACATGACGATGGAGCTTGTTTCTATCATTAAGACCTATCCATGGCAGTGTATGGAATGTAAAACATGCATTATATGTGGACAACCCCACCATGAAGAAGAAATGATGTTCTGTGATGTTTGTGACAGAGGTTATCACACTTTTTGCGTGGGGCTTGGTGCTATTCCATCAG GTCGATGGATTTGCGATTGTTGTCAAAGAGCTCCCCCAACACCCAGGAGAGGGGGCAGAAGGGGAAAAACCAGCAAGGAGGGATAA
- the C4H6orf120 gene encoding UPF0669 protein C6orf120 homolog, whose product MAIPWKKALLILLTSQALSVVNSIEEEEVPEEWILLHVVQGQIGAGNYSYLRLNHEGKIVLQMKSLKGDADLYVSDTTLHPSFDEYELQSVTCGQDVVFVPGHFQRPVGIGIYGHPSHLESEFEMKVYYDRTVVEYPFGEATYATDGKATSQKQPYTPEDTSQDEESIVWTIIIGILKLILEILF is encoded by the coding sequence ATGGCAATACCCTGGAAGAAAGCCCTTCTGATACTTCTAACATCCCAAGCATTGTCTGTGGTGAATAGCATTGAGGAAGAAGAAGTACCTGAAGAATGGATTCTCCTGCATGTGGTTCAGGGGCAGATTGGAGCTGGAAATTATAGTTATTTGAGACTAAATCATGAAGGGAAAATAGTTCTTCAGATGAAAAGCTTAAAAGGTGATGCAGATTTGTACGTATCTGATACCACCCTTCACCCAAGTTTTGACGAGTATGAATTACAATCTGTAACTTGTGGCCAGGATGTGGTTTTTGTGCCGGGACACTTCCAGCGCCCTGTGGGAATAGGTATCTATGGACATCCATCTCACCTTGAGAGTGAATTTGAAATGAAAGTGTATTATGATAGAACGGTTGTAGAATATCCATTTGGTGAAGCAACTTATGCCACAGATGGTAAAGCTACAAGCCAAAAACAGCCTTATACACCAGAAGATACATCTCAAGATGAAGAATCTATTGTTTGGACAATAATAATTGGCATTTTGAAACTAATACTTGagattcttttttaa